Proteins found in one Pyrus communis chromosome 15, drPyrComm1.1, whole genome shotgun sequence genomic segment:
- the LOC137717365 gene encoding pre-mRNA-processing protein 40A-like isoform X4 yields the protein MANNPQSSAGQPFRPPPVASMGPQSFGSSPLQYRPVVPTQQGQQFIPPASQQFQPVGQGIPSPNVGMPGSQSQQLQYSQPMQPYPLRPSQPGHAHSSQALPMQYMQTRPTVPSQSQQPVPPFNNQMPGMPYSSSYMFAPPTYVQQQNNVSSQFQPMSQVQAHIVSATVQPWVSSGNQGAAVPSPVQQPGQQSSSTPSTDSAVSVPSQVQQSSSDWQEHMAADGRRYYFNRRTRESNWEKPLELMTPMERADASTVWKEYTSADGKKYYYNKVTRESKWTIPEELKLAREQAQRELIQGTHSEMNLTSHTPPAVASAETPLGTSSVGPSTSSALPGMVPSPVAVTPVSSFSNPSPTAPTGSSVASGAQSSITGAVGVQPPAVTVTPLPASVSGSTGVPPTSVNTTTNSVSTYETVASQDIASSADGTLTQDIEEAKRGMAVAGKVNVTPSEEKTFDDEPLVYANKQEAKTAFKSLLESANVQSDWTWEQTMREIINDKRYGGLKTLGERKQAFNEYLGQRKKLENEERRMRQKKAREEFTKMLEESRELTSATRWSKAVSIFENDERFKAVERARDREDLYESYIVELERKEKQKAAEEHKQNIVEYRKFLESCDFIKVNSQWRKVQDRLEDDERCLRLEKLVRLLIFQDYIRDLEKVEEEQKKLQKEQLRREERKNRDEFRKLLEEHVADGTLTAKTLWRDYCTKVKDLPPYEAVALNASGSTPKELFDDVFEELEKQYHDDKARIKDAMKSGKVTMTSTLAFEEFKVPILEDIGSPPISDINFKLVYEELLERAKEKEEKEAKKRQRHVDDFNNLLHTIKEITAASNWEDSKHLFEETQEYRSIGDGREVFEEYITSLQERAKEKERKREEEKAKKEKEREEKEKRKDKERKEKEREREKEKGKDRSKKDETDSENVDITDSHGHKEDKKREKDKDRKHRKRHQSSIDDVGSDKEEKEESKKQRHSSDRKRSRKHTPESDSESRHRRHKREHRRSGEHVDLEDGELGEDGEIK from the exons ATGGCGAATAACCCTCAGTCCTCAGCTGGGCAG CCATTTCGTCCTCCCCCAGTTGCTTCCATGGGTCCTCAAAGTTTTGGTTCATCCCCTCTTCAA TACCGACCAGTGGTTCCAACACAGCAAGGACAGCAATTTATTCCACCAGCTTCCCAACAATTTCAGCCTGTGGGACAAGGTATTCCTTCTCCAAATGTTGGGATGCCTGGTAGTCAAAGTCAGCAATTACAATATTCTCAACCAATGCAACCGTATCCTCTCAGGCCAAGTCAACCTGGTCATGCTCATTCATCACAGGCGTTGCCTATGCAATACATGCAGACAAGGCCTACTGTCCCATCTCAGTCTCAGCAACCTGTCCCACCTTTTAATAATCAGATGCCTGGAATGCCTTATTCTTCCTCATACATG TTTGCTCCGCCTACGTATGTCCAGCAACAAAATAATGTCAGTTCACAATTTCAGCCGATGTCTCAAGTGCAAGCACACATTGTATCTGCCACAGTACAGCCTTGGGTGTCCTCTGGTAATCAGGGTGCAGCAGTTCCTTCACCAGTACAGCAGCCTGGCCAACAATCTTCAAGCACTCCTTCCACAGATTCT GCTGTAAGTGTTCCTAGCCAAGTACAGCAGTCTTCTTCGGATTGGCAAGAGCATATGGCGGCTGATGGAAGAAG aTATTATTTCAACAGAAGAACAAGAGAATCTAATTGGGAGAAGCCTTTAGAGTTGATGACACCGATGGAG AGGGCCGATGCATCAACTGTTTGGAAGGAGTATACGTCTGCAGATGGGAAAAA GTATTATTACAACAAGGTTACAAGGGAGTCTAAGTGGACAATTCCAGAGGAGTTAAAG TTGGCTCGCGAACAGGCTCAAAGAGAACTAATCCAAGGAACACATTCAGAAATGAATTTGACTTCTCATACCCCTCCTGCTGTTGCTTCAGCTGAAACACCTTTGGGAACTAGTTCAGTTGGCCCCAGTACTTCTTCAGCCCTACCTGGGATGGTCCCGAGCCCTGTTGCAGTTACACCTGTGTCTTCTTTTTCCAATCCTTCTCCTACCGCACCTACTGGATCATCAGTTGCTTCTGGTGCACAGTCTTCCATAACAGGTGCCGTTGGCGTTCAACCTCCTGCAGTAACTGTGACTCCACTGCCTGCTTCTGTTTCAGGGAGTACCGGAGTTCCTCCTACTTCGGTCAACACCACTACAAACTCAGT GAGTACTTATGAAACTGTAGCATCTCAAGATATTGCAAGTTCAGCTGATGGAACTTTGACTCAAGATATCGAG GAAGCCAAAAGAGGTATGGCAGTTGCTGGAAAAGTCAATGTGACTCCTTCAGAGGAGAAAACATTTGATGACGAACCACTGGTGTATGCCAATAAGCAG GAGGCAAAAACTGCTTTCAAATCACTTCTGGAATCTGCAAATGTCCAATCTGATTGGACTTGGGAGCAG ACAATGAGGGAGATCATTAATGACAAAAGATACGGCGGTTTAAAAACTCTAGGTGAGAGGAAGCAAGCATTTAATGAG tacttgggtcaaaggaaaaaactGGAGAATGAAGAGAGGCGCATGAGGCAGAAAAAAGCTCGGGAAGAATTCACAAAAATGTTGGAA GAGTCCAGGGAACTTACATCAGCAACCAGATGGAG CAAAGCTGTGAGTATATTTGAAAATGATGAACGATTCAAAGCTGTAGAACGAGCTAGAGACCGGGAAGATCTTTATGAGAGCTACATTGTAGAACTCGAAAGGAAG GAAAAACAAAAGGCAGCTGAAGAGCATAAGCAGAATATTGTAGAGTACAGGAAATTTCTGGAATCTTGTGACTTTATCAAG GTGAACAGCCAGTGGCGGAAAGTTCAAGATCGCTTGGAGGATGACGAGAGATGCCTGCGCCTTGAAAAGCTTGTTAGGTTGCTCATTTTCCAG GACTATATTCGTGACCTTGAGAAGGTGGAAGAGGAGCAAAAAAAGTTACAGAAG GAACAATTGAGGCGGGAAGAGAGGAAAAACCGCGATGAGTTCCGCAAGCTATTGGAAGAACATGTTGCTGATGGCACTCTTACAGCTAAAACTCTCTGGCGCGATTACTGTACGAAG GTTAAGGACTTGCCTCCATATGAAGCTGTTGCATTGAACGCCTCTGGTTCAACACCAAAAGAATTGTTTGATGACGTTTTTGAAGAATTAGAGAAACAG TATCATGATGATAAAGCTCGGATAAAGGATGCAATGAAGTCAGGGAAG GTTACCATGACTTCCACATTGGCATTTGAAGAGTTTAAGGTTCCTATTCTGGAAGATATTGGTTCCCCACCAATATCAGACATTAACTTCAAG CTTGTGTATGAGGAATTATTAGAGAGAGccaaggagaaggaggagaaagAGGCAAAGAAGCGTCAACGACATGTTGATGACTTCAATAACCTATTGCACACAATCAAG GAAATAACTGCTGCTTCTAATTGGGAAGATAGCAAACACCTTTTTGAAGAAACCCAAGAATACAG aTCAATTGGTGATGGTAGGGAAGTTTTTGAGGAATATATTACAAGCTTACAGGAGAGGGCTAAAGAGAAGGAACGAAAGCGTGAGGAGGAAAAG gccaaaaaagagaaagaaagagaagagaaagagaagcgGAAGGAtaaagagagaaaggagaaggaaagagaacgtgaaaaagaaaagggaaaggacCGATCTAAGAAGGATGAAACAGATAGTGAAAATGTAGACATAACTGATAGTCATGGGCATAAAGAAGATAAGAAGAGGGAGAAAGACAAAGACAGAAAGCACCGGAAGCGGCATCAAAGTTCCATTGATGATGTAGGTTCCGATaaggaggagaaagaggagTCTAAGAAACAGAGACATAGTAGCGACCGCAAAAGATCAAGGAAA CATACACCTGAATCTGACAGTGAAAGTCGTCATAGAAGGCATAAGAGAGAGCATCGTCGAAGTGGTGAACATGTCGACCTTGAAGATGGGGAGCTTGGTGAAGATGGGGAAATTAAGTAA
- the LOC137717365 gene encoding pre-mRNA-processing protein 40A-like isoform X1 yields MANNPQSSAGQPFRPPPVASMGPQSFGSSPLQYRPVVPTQQGQQFIPPASQQFQPVGQGIPSPNVGMPGSQSQQLQYSQPMQPYPLRPSQPGHAHSSQALPMQYMQTRPTVPSQSQQPVPPFNNQMPGMPYSSSYMFAPPTYVQQQNNVSSQFQPMSQVQAHIVSATVQPWVSSGNQGAAVPSPVQQPGQQSSSTPSTDSAVSVPSQVQQSSSDWQEHMAADGRRYYFNRRTRESNWEKPLELMTPMERADASTVWKEYTSADGKKYYYNKVTRESKWTIPEELKLAREQAQRELIQGTHSEMNLTSHTPPAVASAETPLGTSSVGPSTSSALPGMVPSPVAVTPVSSFSNPSPTAPTGSSVASGAQSSITGAVGVQPPAVTVTPLPASVSGSTGVPPTSVNTTTNSVSTYETVASQDIASSADGTLTQDIEEAKRGMAVAGKVNVTPSEEKTFDDEPLVYANKQEAKTAFKSLLESANVQSDWTWEQTMREIINDKRYGGLKTLGERKQAFNEYLGQRKKLENEERRMRQKKAREEFTKMLEESRELTSATRWSKAVSIFENDERFKAVERARDREDLYESYIVELERKEKQKAAEEHKQNIVEYRKFLESCDFIKVNSQWRKVQDRLEDDERCLRLEKLVRLLIFQDYIRDLEKVEEEQKKLQKEQLRREERKNRDEFRKLLEEHVADGTLTAKTLWRDYCTKVKDLPPYEAVALNASGSTPKELFDDVFEELEKQYHDDKARIKDAMKSGKVTMTSTLAFEEFKVPILEDIGSPPISDINFKLVYEELLERAKEKEEKEAKKRQRHVDDFNNLLHTIKEITAASNWEDSKHLFEETQEYRSIGDGREVFEEYITSLQERAKEKERKREEEKAKKEKEREEKEKRKDKERKEKEREREKEKGKDRSKKDETDSENVDITDSHGHKEDKKREKDKDRKHRKRHQSSIDDVGSDKEEKEESKKQRHSSDRKRSRKHTPESDSESRHRRHKREHRRSGEHVDLEDGELGEDGEINGGWRASGKIYQIC; encoded by the exons ATGGCGAATAACCCTCAGTCCTCAGCTGGGCAG CCATTTCGTCCTCCCCCAGTTGCTTCCATGGGTCCTCAAAGTTTTGGTTCATCCCCTCTTCAA TACCGACCAGTGGTTCCAACACAGCAAGGACAGCAATTTATTCCACCAGCTTCCCAACAATTTCAGCCTGTGGGACAAGGTATTCCTTCTCCAAATGTTGGGATGCCTGGTAGTCAAAGTCAGCAATTACAATATTCTCAACCAATGCAACCGTATCCTCTCAGGCCAAGTCAACCTGGTCATGCTCATTCATCACAGGCGTTGCCTATGCAATACATGCAGACAAGGCCTACTGTCCCATCTCAGTCTCAGCAACCTGTCCCACCTTTTAATAATCAGATGCCTGGAATGCCTTATTCTTCCTCATACATG TTTGCTCCGCCTACGTATGTCCAGCAACAAAATAATGTCAGTTCACAATTTCAGCCGATGTCTCAAGTGCAAGCACACATTGTATCTGCCACAGTACAGCCTTGGGTGTCCTCTGGTAATCAGGGTGCAGCAGTTCCTTCACCAGTACAGCAGCCTGGCCAACAATCTTCAAGCACTCCTTCCACAGATTCT GCTGTAAGTGTTCCTAGCCAAGTACAGCAGTCTTCTTCGGATTGGCAAGAGCATATGGCGGCTGATGGAAGAAG aTATTATTTCAACAGAAGAACAAGAGAATCTAATTGGGAGAAGCCTTTAGAGTTGATGACACCGATGGAG AGGGCCGATGCATCAACTGTTTGGAAGGAGTATACGTCTGCAGATGGGAAAAA GTATTATTACAACAAGGTTACAAGGGAGTCTAAGTGGACAATTCCAGAGGAGTTAAAG TTGGCTCGCGAACAGGCTCAAAGAGAACTAATCCAAGGAACACATTCAGAAATGAATTTGACTTCTCATACCCCTCCTGCTGTTGCTTCAGCTGAAACACCTTTGGGAACTAGTTCAGTTGGCCCCAGTACTTCTTCAGCCCTACCTGGGATGGTCCCGAGCCCTGTTGCAGTTACACCTGTGTCTTCTTTTTCCAATCCTTCTCCTACCGCACCTACTGGATCATCAGTTGCTTCTGGTGCACAGTCTTCCATAACAGGTGCCGTTGGCGTTCAACCTCCTGCAGTAACTGTGACTCCACTGCCTGCTTCTGTTTCAGGGAGTACCGGAGTTCCTCCTACTTCGGTCAACACCACTACAAACTCAGT GAGTACTTATGAAACTGTAGCATCTCAAGATATTGCAAGTTCAGCTGATGGAACTTTGACTCAAGATATCGAG GAAGCCAAAAGAGGTATGGCAGTTGCTGGAAAAGTCAATGTGACTCCTTCAGAGGAGAAAACATTTGATGACGAACCACTGGTGTATGCCAATAAGCAG GAGGCAAAAACTGCTTTCAAATCACTTCTGGAATCTGCAAATGTCCAATCTGATTGGACTTGGGAGCAG ACAATGAGGGAGATCATTAATGACAAAAGATACGGCGGTTTAAAAACTCTAGGTGAGAGGAAGCAAGCATTTAATGAG tacttgggtcaaaggaaaaaactGGAGAATGAAGAGAGGCGCATGAGGCAGAAAAAAGCTCGGGAAGAATTCACAAAAATGTTGGAA GAGTCCAGGGAACTTACATCAGCAACCAGATGGAG CAAAGCTGTGAGTATATTTGAAAATGATGAACGATTCAAAGCTGTAGAACGAGCTAGAGACCGGGAAGATCTTTATGAGAGCTACATTGTAGAACTCGAAAGGAAG GAAAAACAAAAGGCAGCTGAAGAGCATAAGCAGAATATTGTAGAGTACAGGAAATTTCTGGAATCTTGTGACTTTATCAAG GTGAACAGCCAGTGGCGGAAAGTTCAAGATCGCTTGGAGGATGACGAGAGATGCCTGCGCCTTGAAAAGCTTGTTAGGTTGCTCATTTTCCAG GACTATATTCGTGACCTTGAGAAGGTGGAAGAGGAGCAAAAAAAGTTACAGAAG GAACAATTGAGGCGGGAAGAGAGGAAAAACCGCGATGAGTTCCGCAAGCTATTGGAAGAACATGTTGCTGATGGCACTCTTACAGCTAAAACTCTCTGGCGCGATTACTGTACGAAG GTTAAGGACTTGCCTCCATATGAAGCTGTTGCATTGAACGCCTCTGGTTCAACACCAAAAGAATTGTTTGATGACGTTTTTGAAGAATTAGAGAAACAG TATCATGATGATAAAGCTCGGATAAAGGATGCAATGAAGTCAGGGAAG GTTACCATGACTTCCACATTGGCATTTGAAGAGTTTAAGGTTCCTATTCTGGAAGATATTGGTTCCCCACCAATATCAGACATTAACTTCAAG CTTGTGTATGAGGAATTATTAGAGAGAGccaaggagaaggaggagaaagAGGCAAAGAAGCGTCAACGACATGTTGATGACTTCAATAACCTATTGCACACAATCAAG GAAATAACTGCTGCTTCTAATTGGGAAGATAGCAAACACCTTTTTGAAGAAACCCAAGAATACAG aTCAATTGGTGATGGTAGGGAAGTTTTTGAGGAATATATTACAAGCTTACAGGAGAGGGCTAAAGAGAAGGAACGAAAGCGTGAGGAGGAAAAG gccaaaaaagagaaagaaagagaagagaaagagaagcgGAAGGAtaaagagagaaaggagaaggaaagagaacgtgaaaaagaaaagggaaaggacCGATCTAAGAAGGATGAAACAGATAGTGAAAATGTAGACATAACTGATAGTCATGGGCATAAAGAAGATAAGAAGAGGGAGAAAGACAAAGACAGAAAGCACCGGAAGCGGCATCAAAGTTCCATTGATGATGTAGGTTCCGATaaggaggagaaagaggagTCTAAGAAACAGAGACATAGTAGCGACCGCAAAAGATCAAGGAAA CATACACCTGAATCTGACAGTGAAAGTCGTCATAGAAGGCATAAGAGAGAGCATCGTCGAAGTGGTGAACATGTCGACCTTGAAGATGGGGAGCTTGGTGAAGATGGGGAAATTAA CGGTGGCTGGAGGGCGAGTGGTAAAATTTATCAGATCTG CTGA
- the LOC137717365 gene encoding pre-mRNA-processing protein 40A-like isoform X5: MANNPQSSAGQYRPVVPTQQGQQFIPPASQQFQPVGQGIPSPNVGMPGSQSQQLQYSQPMQPYPLRPSQPGHAHSSQALPMQYMQTRPTVPSQSQQPVPPFNNQMPGMPYSSSYMFAPPTYVQQQNNVSSQFQPMSQVQAHIVSATVQPWVSSGNQGAAVPSPVQQPGQQSSSTPSTDSAVSVPSQVQQSSSDWQEHMAADGRRYYFNRRTRESNWEKPLELMTPMERADASTVWKEYTSADGKKYYYNKVTRESKWTIPEELKLAREQAQRELIQGTHSEMNLTSHTPPAVASAETPLGTSSVGPSTSSALPGMVPSPVAVTPVSSFSNPSPTAPTGSSVASGAQSSITGAVGVQPPAVTVTPLPASVSGSTGVPPTSVNTTTNSVSTYETVASQDIASSADGTLTQDIEEAKRGMAVAGKVNVTPSEEKTFDDEPLVYANKQEAKTAFKSLLESANVQSDWTWEQTMREIINDKRYGGLKTLGERKQAFNEYLGQRKKLENEERRMRQKKAREEFTKMLEESRELTSATRWSKAVSIFENDERFKAVERARDREDLYESYIVELERKEKQKAAEEHKQNIVEYRKFLESCDFIKVNSQWRKVQDRLEDDERCLRLEKLVRLLIFQDYIRDLEKVEEEQKKLQKEQLRREERKNRDEFRKLLEEHVADGTLTAKTLWRDYCTKVKDLPPYEAVALNASGSTPKELFDDVFEELEKQYHDDKARIKDAMKSGKVTMTSTLAFEEFKVPILEDIGSPPISDINFKLVYEELLERAKEKEEKEAKKRQRHVDDFNNLLHTIKEITAASNWEDSKHLFEETQEYRSIGDGREVFEEYITSLQERAKEKERKREEEKAKKEKEREEKEKRKDKERKEKEREREKEKGKDRSKKDETDSENVDITDSHGHKEDKKREKDKDRKHRKRHQSSIDDVGSDKEEKEESKKQRHSSDRKRSRKHTPESDSESRHRRHKREHRRSGEHVDLEDGELGEDGEINGGWRASGKIYQIW, from the exons ATGGCGAATAACCCTCAGTCCTCAGCTGGGCAG TACCGACCAGTGGTTCCAACACAGCAAGGACAGCAATTTATTCCACCAGCTTCCCAACAATTTCAGCCTGTGGGACAAGGTATTCCTTCTCCAAATGTTGGGATGCCTGGTAGTCAAAGTCAGCAATTACAATATTCTCAACCAATGCAACCGTATCCTCTCAGGCCAAGTCAACCTGGTCATGCTCATTCATCACAGGCGTTGCCTATGCAATACATGCAGACAAGGCCTACTGTCCCATCTCAGTCTCAGCAACCTGTCCCACCTTTTAATAATCAGATGCCTGGAATGCCTTATTCTTCCTCATACATG TTTGCTCCGCCTACGTATGTCCAGCAACAAAATAATGTCAGTTCACAATTTCAGCCGATGTCTCAAGTGCAAGCACACATTGTATCTGCCACAGTACAGCCTTGGGTGTCCTCTGGTAATCAGGGTGCAGCAGTTCCTTCACCAGTACAGCAGCCTGGCCAACAATCTTCAAGCACTCCTTCCACAGATTCT GCTGTAAGTGTTCCTAGCCAAGTACAGCAGTCTTCTTCGGATTGGCAAGAGCATATGGCGGCTGATGGAAGAAG aTATTATTTCAACAGAAGAACAAGAGAATCTAATTGGGAGAAGCCTTTAGAGTTGATGACACCGATGGAG AGGGCCGATGCATCAACTGTTTGGAAGGAGTATACGTCTGCAGATGGGAAAAA GTATTATTACAACAAGGTTACAAGGGAGTCTAAGTGGACAATTCCAGAGGAGTTAAAG TTGGCTCGCGAACAGGCTCAAAGAGAACTAATCCAAGGAACACATTCAGAAATGAATTTGACTTCTCATACCCCTCCTGCTGTTGCTTCAGCTGAAACACCTTTGGGAACTAGTTCAGTTGGCCCCAGTACTTCTTCAGCCCTACCTGGGATGGTCCCGAGCCCTGTTGCAGTTACACCTGTGTCTTCTTTTTCCAATCCTTCTCCTACCGCACCTACTGGATCATCAGTTGCTTCTGGTGCACAGTCTTCCATAACAGGTGCCGTTGGCGTTCAACCTCCTGCAGTAACTGTGACTCCACTGCCTGCTTCTGTTTCAGGGAGTACCGGAGTTCCTCCTACTTCGGTCAACACCACTACAAACTCAGT GAGTACTTATGAAACTGTAGCATCTCAAGATATTGCAAGTTCAGCTGATGGAACTTTGACTCAAGATATCGAG GAAGCCAAAAGAGGTATGGCAGTTGCTGGAAAAGTCAATGTGACTCCTTCAGAGGAGAAAACATTTGATGACGAACCACTGGTGTATGCCAATAAGCAG GAGGCAAAAACTGCTTTCAAATCACTTCTGGAATCTGCAAATGTCCAATCTGATTGGACTTGGGAGCAG ACAATGAGGGAGATCATTAATGACAAAAGATACGGCGGTTTAAAAACTCTAGGTGAGAGGAAGCAAGCATTTAATGAG tacttgggtcaaaggaaaaaactGGAGAATGAAGAGAGGCGCATGAGGCAGAAAAAAGCTCGGGAAGAATTCACAAAAATGTTGGAA GAGTCCAGGGAACTTACATCAGCAACCAGATGGAG CAAAGCTGTGAGTATATTTGAAAATGATGAACGATTCAAAGCTGTAGAACGAGCTAGAGACCGGGAAGATCTTTATGAGAGCTACATTGTAGAACTCGAAAGGAAG GAAAAACAAAAGGCAGCTGAAGAGCATAAGCAGAATATTGTAGAGTACAGGAAATTTCTGGAATCTTGTGACTTTATCAAG GTGAACAGCCAGTGGCGGAAAGTTCAAGATCGCTTGGAGGATGACGAGAGATGCCTGCGCCTTGAAAAGCTTGTTAGGTTGCTCATTTTCCAG GACTATATTCGTGACCTTGAGAAGGTGGAAGAGGAGCAAAAAAAGTTACAGAAG GAACAATTGAGGCGGGAAGAGAGGAAAAACCGCGATGAGTTCCGCAAGCTATTGGAAGAACATGTTGCTGATGGCACTCTTACAGCTAAAACTCTCTGGCGCGATTACTGTACGAAG GTTAAGGACTTGCCTCCATATGAAGCTGTTGCATTGAACGCCTCTGGTTCAACACCAAAAGAATTGTTTGATGACGTTTTTGAAGAATTAGAGAAACAG TATCATGATGATAAAGCTCGGATAAAGGATGCAATGAAGTCAGGGAAG GTTACCATGACTTCCACATTGGCATTTGAAGAGTTTAAGGTTCCTATTCTGGAAGATATTGGTTCCCCACCAATATCAGACATTAACTTCAAG CTTGTGTATGAGGAATTATTAGAGAGAGccaaggagaaggaggagaaagAGGCAAAGAAGCGTCAACGACATGTTGATGACTTCAATAACCTATTGCACACAATCAAG GAAATAACTGCTGCTTCTAATTGGGAAGATAGCAAACACCTTTTTGAAGAAACCCAAGAATACAG aTCAATTGGTGATGGTAGGGAAGTTTTTGAGGAATATATTACAAGCTTACAGGAGAGGGCTAAAGAGAAGGAACGAAAGCGTGAGGAGGAAAAG gccaaaaaagagaaagaaagagaagagaaagagaagcgGAAGGAtaaagagagaaaggagaaggaaagagaacgtgaaaaagaaaagggaaaggacCGATCTAAGAAGGATGAAACAGATAGTGAAAATGTAGACATAACTGATAGTCATGGGCATAAAGAAGATAAGAAGAGGGAGAAAGACAAAGACAGAAAGCACCGGAAGCGGCATCAAAGTTCCATTGATGATGTAGGTTCCGATaaggaggagaaagaggagTCTAAGAAACAGAGACATAGTAGCGACCGCAAAAGATCAAGGAAA CATACACCTGAATCTGACAGTGAAAGTCGTCATAGAAGGCATAAGAGAGAGCATCGTCGAAGTGGTGAACATGTCGACCTTGAAGATGGGGAGCTTGGTGAAGATGGGGAAATTAA CGGTGGCTGGAGGGCGAGTGGTAAAATTTATCAGATCTGGTAA